Proteins encoded by one window of Nasonia vitripennis strain AsymCx chromosome 5, Nvit_psr_1.1, whole genome shotgun sequence:
- the LOC100118674 gene encoding regulator of G-protein signaling 9 isoform X2 produces MEASSAQQYKKEPRVHRPCAFDKMEGLVREMQDPENGVPVRSQKLFLTSIPSAFMGECQRYLRCGVSLSGQQGQDTTVGCLRVAGYDLIEWLMERLNIEESVEAVHIANQLCQYGYFFPVNDSRTLTVKDDGSLYRFQTPYYWPWQHRTPDNVEYAIYLAKRTLRNKQRHGLEEYEIEALTSLKRNLQNKWDIIQLQAEEQVRLAKERKKGDKIVSDSQERAFWRVYRPPPGCTSSLEVVPVPTRARPGLPRAPPRKRTLNDLQREVELLRNSVTRTRIKVSVAIENLKTHFETYMEYDPMMTQPQPSNPWITDDQTFWQLNSALVEVPTEKRVKRWGLSMEELMSDPTGLQEFTNYLRKEYSHENIRFWLAVKDLRHSFQAKINDKVNEIFREFLAPGAPCEINIDGKTMEKVHQEMKSPTRFTFDSAAEHVYTLLLKKDCYPRFIRSDHYRNLLAAGVQPLQKKRFFGFGGQGKKKTSSTTPGSGSLAQQQQQTHGTSSGGVGGRRRGSDRSLSGSAHELALCGVRDTTTAPRVPHSHSQSNLTDIPYRGDLHFKIPSRPSPPTIQDAGAPEAAARPMDDVCPWDAAPAVVSSGRTPSAESAPGPSSSSSSSVVVAPAVHEQPAAAAAAAAAAAALAATVRSSRKNSSQLDSCSSSSDVSVAIAEVSERLRKTSSIAERSSHHHPHHHHHHQHHHSPQQQQQQQQQQQQPSSSSSSGGPGPIQRNYSVGSAQPTRVKLAETSRASVATCNFRSPQQSFDLSSVALAPAELASSMRPLHHQTSAAAELTPTRSVVTVPEETEHQHQQQTTRTTAKAPLISISAIVGDLPEDLELPAGPDDETTTETPDTSSDCALMSEPLTQAQSMPEVEEDTRRDVAEQPALSEDKPEPAASTSAAAASDQPPTASQAAKPRSSTAAAASSEQPAREPDTQQDDSKKPADGAEAAAATPATVSQEQRDNNVNEVCPWEDEENCRVDAPYVKTYATLGYL; encoded by the exons ATGGAGGCCTCTAGCGCTCAACAATACAAGAAGGAGCCACGCGTTCACAGGCCTTGCGCCTTCGACAAG ATGGAGGGGCTGGTGCGGGAGATGCAAGACCCTGAGAACGGGGTACCCGTGCGCAGCCAGAAGCTATTCCTTACCTCGATCCCTTCAGCGTTCATGGGTGAGTGCCAACGGTACCTGCGTTGTGGCGTAAGCCTAAGTGGCCAACAAGGTCAGGACACTACAGTAGGCTGCCTGCGTGTTGCAGGTTACGACCTCATCGAGTGGCTGATGGAGCGGCTCAACATTGAAGAATCAG TAGAGGCGGTCCATATTGCTAATCAACTTTGCCAATATGGCTACTTCTTCCCTGTGAACGACTCCAGGACTCTTACTGTGAAGGATGATGGCTCTCTCTATAGGTTTCAG ACACCTTATTATTGGCCATGGCAGCATCGAACACCTGATAATGTGGAATATGCAATATACTTGGCTAAACGCACTTTAAGAAACAAGCAACGCCATGGTCTGGAGGAGTACGAGATT gaGGCATTGACGAgtttaaaaagaaatttgcaaaataaatGGGACATCATCCAGTTACAAGCCGAGGAACAG GTACGGTTAGCGAAGGAGCGTAAAAAAGGTGACAAGATCGTAAGCGATTCGCAAGAGAGGGCATTCTGGAGAGTGTACAGACCGCCGCCAGGATGCACAAGTAGTCTTGAGGTGGTGCCGGTGCCCACCAGGGCACGGCCCGGTCTGCCGCGCGCTCCGCCTCGTAAGCGCACCCTTAACGATCTGCAGCGCGAG GTGGAGCTTTTACGGAATAGCGTAACGCGCACGCGGATAAAGGTTTCGGTCGCTATAGAAAACCTTAAGACACATTTTGAAACATACATGGAATACGATCCTATGATGACGCAACCTCAACCTTCCAATCCATGGATCACCGATGATCAAACATTTTGGCAGCTGAATAGCGCTCT GGTTGAAGTTCCTACAGAAAAACGCGTTAAAAGATGGGGTCTGTCGATGGAGGAGTTGATGAGTGATCCAACGGGTTTGCAAGAGTTTACCAACTACTTGCGAAAGGAGTACAGTCACGAGAACATACGATTTTGGTTAGCTGTAAAGGATTTAAGGCATAGTTTTCAGGCTAAAATAAACGATaaagttaatgaaatttttcG GGAATTTTTGGCACCCGGAGCTCCTTGCGAAATCAACATAGACGGTAAAACGATGGAAAAGGTACATCAAGAAATGAAAAGTCCGACAAGGTTTACTTTCGACTCCGCCGCTGAGCACGTGTACACGCTACTTCTAAAGAAAGACTGTTATCCAAGATTCATTCGTTCCGATCATTATCGAAATCTTTTAGCTGCTGGCGTGCAGCCCTTGCAAAAGAAAAG ATTCTTCGGATTCGGCGGCCAAGGAAAGAAGAAGACTTCTTCGACGACGCCGGGATCCGGTAGCCTggcgcagcagcaacagcaaacGCATGGAACGAGCAGCGGTGGCGTCGGCGGCAGGCGAAGGGGTAGCGACCGAAGTCTATCCGGCTCGGCGCACGAGTTAGCCCTGTGCGGTGTTCGAGACACCACCACAGCGCCTCGGGTGCCACATTCACATAGCCAGTCCAATCTCACTGATATTCCATACAG GGGAGATCTGCACTTTAAGATTCCTTCACGGCCTAGCCCGCCTACTATTCA GGATGCTGGCGCGCCGGAAGCAGCAGCTCGCCCTATGGACGATGTATGCCCGTGGGACGCGGCGCCCGCGGTCGTCTCGTCAGGGCGGACGCCGTCGGCTGAGTCTGCGCCAGgcccgagcagcagcagtagcagcagcgtcgtcgtcgcaccTGCAGTTCACgagcagccagcagcagcagcagcagcagcagcagcagcagcagcactagCAGCAACAGTCCGCTCGTCGCGAAAAAACTCGTCGCAGCTAGACTCGTGCTCCTCGTCGTCCGACGTGAGCGTCGCCATAGCCGAAGTCTCGGAGCGGCTTCGCAAGACGAGCAGCATCGCCGAGCGCTCGAGCCATCATCACCCGCACCATCACCACCATCACCAGCACCACCATtcaccgcagcagcagcagcagcagcagcagcagcaacagcagccaagcagcagcagtagtagtgGAGGGCCCGGACCGATACAGCGCAACTACTCGGTCGGCTCGGCCCAGCCGACGAGGGTCAAACTGGCGGAGACCTCGAGGGCCAGCGTGGCCACCTGCAACTTTCGCTCGCCCCAGCAATCCTTCGACCTGTCATCCGTAGCACTCGCGCCCGCCGAGCTCGCAAGCTCGATGCGACCGCTGCATCACCAGACGAGTGCCGCAGCCGAGCTCACGCCCACGCGCTCGGTTGTCACCGTGCCCGAGGAGACCGAGCATCAGCATCAACAGCAGACAACTAG AACGACGGCAAAGGCACCGTTGATCAGCATAAGCGCGATAGTGGGGGACTTGCCGGAGGACCTGGAACTACCGGCGGGTCCGGACGACGAGACAACAACGGAAACGCCGGACACGAGCAGTGATTGCGCTCTCATGAGCGAGCCCCTGACCCAGGCTCAGAGCATGCCCGAGGTCGAGGAGGACACGAGGCGAGACGTGGCTGAGCAGCCGGCCCTCTCAGAGGACAAGCCCGAGCCGGCAGCTTCGACgtcagcggcggcggccagCGATCAGCCTCCTACCGCGAGTCAAGCAGCTAAGCCTCGCAGCTCGACAGCCGCGGCAGCTTCTTCGGAGCAGCCTGCACGGGAACCGGACACCCAGCAGGACGATTCGAAGAAGCCAGCTGACGGGGCCGAGGCCGCTGCAGCCACGCCCGCCACCGTCTCTCAGGAGCAGCGAGACAATAATGTTAACGAAGTTTGTCCATGGGAAGACGA GGAAAATTGTAGAGTGGACGCGCCCTATGTAAAAACCTATGCGACGTTAGGTTACTTGTAA
- the LOC100118674 gene encoding regulator of G-protein signaling 9 isoform X3, whose translation MEASSAQQYKKEPRVHRPCAFDKMEGLVREMQDPENGVPVRSQKLFLTSIPSAFMGECQRYLRCGVSLSGQQGQDTTVGCLRVAGYDLIEWLMERLNIEESVEAVHIANQLCQYGYFFPVNDSRTLTVKDDGSLYRFQTPYYWPWQHRTPDNVEYAIYLAKRTLRNKQRHGLEEYEIEALTSLKRNLQNKWDIIQLQAEEQVRLAKERKKGDKIVSDSQERAFWRVYRPPPGCTSSLEVVPVPTRARPGLPRAPPRKRTLNDLQRESLSLLIQVELLRNSVTRTRIKVSVAIENLKTHFETYMEYDPMMTQPQPSNPWITDDQTFWQLNSALVEVPTEKRVKRWGLSMEELMSDPTGLQEFTNYLRKEYSHENIRFWLAVKDLRHSFQAKINDKVNEIFREFLAPGAPCEINIDGKTMEKVHQEMKSPTRFTFDSAAEHVYTLLLKKDCYPRFIRSDHYRNLLAAGVQPLQKKRFFGFGGQGKKKTSSTTPGSGSLAQQQQQTHGTSSGGVGGRRRGSDRSLSGSAHELALCGVRDTTTAPRVPHSHSQSNLTDIPYRDAGAPEAAARPMDDVCPWDAAPAVVSSGRTPSAESAPGPSSSSSSSVVVAPAVHEQPAAAAAAAAAAAALAATVRSSRKNSSQLDSCSSSSDVSVAIAEVSERLRKTSSIAERSSHHHPHHHHHHQHHHSPQQQQQQQQQQQQPSSSSSSGGPGPIQRNYSVGSAQPTRVKLAETSRASVATCNFRSPQQSFDLSSVALAPAELASSMRPLHHQTSAAAELTPTRSVVTVPEETEHQHQQQTTRTTAKAPLISISAIVGDLPEDLELPAGPDDETTTETPDTSSDCALMSEPLTQAQSMPEVEEDTRRDVAEQPALSEDKPEPAASTSAAAASDQPPTASQAAKPRSSTAAAASSEQPAREPDTQQDDSKKPADGAEAAAATPATVSQEQRDNNVNEVCPWEDEENCRVDAPYVKTYATLGYL comes from the exons ATGGAGGCCTCTAGCGCTCAACAATACAAGAAGGAGCCACGCGTTCACAGGCCTTGCGCCTTCGACAAG ATGGAGGGGCTGGTGCGGGAGATGCAAGACCCTGAGAACGGGGTACCCGTGCGCAGCCAGAAGCTATTCCTTACCTCGATCCCTTCAGCGTTCATGGGTGAGTGCCAACGGTACCTGCGTTGTGGCGTAAGCCTAAGTGGCCAACAAGGTCAGGACACTACAGTAGGCTGCCTGCGTGTTGCAGGTTACGACCTCATCGAGTGGCTGATGGAGCGGCTCAACATTGAAGAATCAG TAGAGGCGGTCCATATTGCTAATCAACTTTGCCAATATGGCTACTTCTTCCCTGTGAACGACTCCAGGACTCTTACTGTGAAGGATGATGGCTCTCTCTATAGGTTTCAG ACACCTTATTATTGGCCATGGCAGCATCGAACACCTGATAATGTGGAATATGCAATATACTTGGCTAAACGCACTTTAAGAAACAAGCAACGCCATGGTCTGGAGGAGTACGAGATT gaGGCATTGACGAgtttaaaaagaaatttgcaaaataaatGGGACATCATCCAGTTACAAGCCGAGGAACAG GTACGGTTAGCGAAGGAGCGTAAAAAAGGTGACAAGATCGTAAGCGATTCGCAAGAGAGGGCATTCTGGAGAGTGTACAGACCGCCGCCAGGATGCACAAGTAGTCTTGAGGTGGTGCCGGTGCCCACCAGGGCACGGCCCGGTCTGCCGCGCGCTCCGCCTCGTAAGCGCACCCTTAACGATCTGCAGCGCGAG TCTCTGTCTCTGCTTATCCAGGTGGAGCTTTTACGGAATAGCGTAACGCGCACGCGGATAAAGGTTTCGGTCGCTATAGAAAACCTTAAGACACATTTTGAAACATACATGGAATACGATCCTATGATGACGCAACCTCAACCTTCCAATCCATGGATCACCGATGATCAAACATTTTGGCAGCTGAATAGCGCTCT GGTTGAAGTTCCTACAGAAAAACGCGTTAAAAGATGGGGTCTGTCGATGGAGGAGTTGATGAGTGATCCAACGGGTTTGCAAGAGTTTACCAACTACTTGCGAAAGGAGTACAGTCACGAGAACATACGATTTTGGTTAGCTGTAAAGGATTTAAGGCATAGTTTTCAGGCTAAAATAAACGATaaagttaatgaaatttttcG GGAATTTTTGGCACCCGGAGCTCCTTGCGAAATCAACATAGACGGTAAAACGATGGAAAAGGTACATCAAGAAATGAAAAGTCCGACAAGGTTTACTTTCGACTCCGCCGCTGAGCACGTGTACACGCTACTTCTAAAGAAAGACTGTTATCCAAGATTCATTCGTTCCGATCATTATCGAAATCTTTTAGCTGCTGGCGTGCAGCCCTTGCAAAAGAAAAG ATTCTTCGGATTCGGCGGCCAAGGAAAGAAGAAGACTTCTTCGACGACGCCGGGATCCGGTAGCCTggcgcagcagcaacagcaaacGCATGGAACGAGCAGCGGTGGCGTCGGCGGCAGGCGAAGGGGTAGCGACCGAAGTCTATCCGGCTCGGCGCACGAGTTAGCCCTGTGCGGTGTTCGAGACACCACCACAGCGCCTCGGGTGCCACATTCACATAGCCAGTCCAATCTCACTGATATTCCATACAG GGATGCTGGCGCGCCGGAAGCAGCAGCTCGCCCTATGGACGATGTATGCCCGTGGGACGCGGCGCCCGCGGTCGTCTCGTCAGGGCGGACGCCGTCGGCTGAGTCTGCGCCAGgcccgagcagcagcagtagcagcagcgtcgtcgtcgcaccTGCAGTTCACgagcagccagcagcagcagcagcagcagcagcagcagcagcagcactagCAGCAACAGTCCGCTCGTCGCGAAAAAACTCGTCGCAGCTAGACTCGTGCTCCTCGTCGTCCGACGTGAGCGTCGCCATAGCCGAAGTCTCGGAGCGGCTTCGCAAGACGAGCAGCATCGCCGAGCGCTCGAGCCATCATCACCCGCACCATCACCACCATCACCAGCACCACCATtcaccgcagcagcagcagcagcagcagcagcagcaacagcagccaagcagcagcagtagtagtgGAGGGCCCGGACCGATACAGCGCAACTACTCGGTCGGCTCGGCCCAGCCGACGAGGGTCAAACTGGCGGAGACCTCGAGGGCCAGCGTGGCCACCTGCAACTTTCGCTCGCCCCAGCAATCCTTCGACCTGTCATCCGTAGCACTCGCGCCCGCCGAGCTCGCAAGCTCGATGCGACCGCTGCATCACCAGACGAGTGCCGCAGCCGAGCTCACGCCCACGCGCTCGGTTGTCACCGTGCCCGAGGAGACCGAGCATCAGCATCAACAGCAGACAACTAG AACGACGGCAAAGGCACCGTTGATCAGCATAAGCGCGATAGTGGGGGACTTGCCGGAGGACCTGGAACTACCGGCGGGTCCGGACGACGAGACAACAACGGAAACGCCGGACACGAGCAGTGATTGCGCTCTCATGAGCGAGCCCCTGACCCAGGCTCAGAGCATGCCCGAGGTCGAGGAGGACACGAGGCGAGACGTGGCTGAGCAGCCGGCCCTCTCAGAGGACAAGCCCGAGCCGGCAGCTTCGACgtcagcggcggcggccagCGATCAGCCTCCTACCGCGAGTCAAGCAGCTAAGCCTCGCAGCTCGACAGCCGCGGCAGCTTCTTCGGAGCAGCCTGCACGGGAACCGGACACCCAGCAGGACGATTCGAAGAAGCCAGCTGACGGGGCCGAGGCCGCTGCAGCCACGCCCGCCACCGTCTCTCAGGAGCAGCGAGACAATAATGTTAACGAAGTTTGTCCATGGGAAGACGA GGAAAATTGTAGAGTGGACGCGCCCTATGTAAAAACCTATGCGACGTTAGGTTACTTGTAA
- the LOC100118674 gene encoding regulator of G-protein signaling 9 isoform X4 yields the protein MEASSAQQYKKEPRVHRPCAFDKMEGLVREMQDPENGVPVRSQKLFLTSIPSAFMGECQRYLRCGVSLSGQQGQDTTVGCLRVAGYDLIEWLMERLNIEESVEAVHIANQLCQYGYFFPVNDSRTLTVKDDGSLYRFQTPYYWPWQHRTPDNVEYAIYLAKRTLRNKQRHGLEEYEIEALTSLKRNLQNKWDIIQLQAEEQVRLAKERKKGDKIVSDSQERAFWRVYRPPPGCTSSLEVVPVPTRARPGLPRAPPRKRTLNDLQREVELLRNSVTRTRIKVSVAIENLKTHFETYMEYDPMMTQPQPSNPWITDDQTFWQLNSALVEVPTEKRVKRWGLSMEELMSDPTGLQEFTNYLRKEYSHENIRFWLAVKDLRHSFQAKINDKVNEIFREFLAPGAPCEINIDGKTMEKVHQEMKSPTRFTFDSAAEHVYTLLLKKDCYPRFIRSDHYRNLLAAGVQPLQKKRFFGFGGQGKKKTSSTTPGSGSLAQQQQQTHGTSSGGVGGRRRGSDRSLSGSAHELALCGVRDTTTAPRVPHSHSQSNLTDIPYRDAGAPEAAARPMDDVCPWDAAPAVVSSGRTPSAESAPGPSSSSSSSVVVAPAVHEQPAAAAAAAAAAAALAATVRSSRKNSSQLDSCSSSSDVSVAIAEVSERLRKTSSIAERSSHHHPHHHHHHQHHHSPQQQQQQQQQQQQPSSSSSSGGPGPIQRNYSVGSAQPTRVKLAETSRASVATCNFRSPQQSFDLSSVALAPAELASSMRPLHHQTSAAAELTPTRSVVTVPEETEHQHQQQTTRTTAKAPLISISAIVGDLPEDLELPAGPDDETTTETPDTSSDCALMSEPLTQAQSMPEVEEDTRRDVAEQPALSEDKPEPAASTSAAAASDQPPTASQAAKPRSSTAAAASSEQPAREPDTQQDDSKKPADGAEAAAATPATVSQEQRDNNVNEVCPWEDEENCRVDAPYVKTYATLGYL from the exons ATGGAGGCCTCTAGCGCTCAACAATACAAGAAGGAGCCACGCGTTCACAGGCCTTGCGCCTTCGACAAG ATGGAGGGGCTGGTGCGGGAGATGCAAGACCCTGAGAACGGGGTACCCGTGCGCAGCCAGAAGCTATTCCTTACCTCGATCCCTTCAGCGTTCATGGGTGAGTGCCAACGGTACCTGCGTTGTGGCGTAAGCCTAAGTGGCCAACAAGGTCAGGACACTACAGTAGGCTGCCTGCGTGTTGCAGGTTACGACCTCATCGAGTGGCTGATGGAGCGGCTCAACATTGAAGAATCAG TAGAGGCGGTCCATATTGCTAATCAACTTTGCCAATATGGCTACTTCTTCCCTGTGAACGACTCCAGGACTCTTACTGTGAAGGATGATGGCTCTCTCTATAGGTTTCAG ACACCTTATTATTGGCCATGGCAGCATCGAACACCTGATAATGTGGAATATGCAATATACTTGGCTAAACGCACTTTAAGAAACAAGCAACGCCATGGTCTGGAGGAGTACGAGATT gaGGCATTGACGAgtttaaaaagaaatttgcaaaataaatGGGACATCATCCAGTTACAAGCCGAGGAACAG GTACGGTTAGCGAAGGAGCGTAAAAAAGGTGACAAGATCGTAAGCGATTCGCAAGAGAGGGCATTCTGGAGAGTGTACAGACCGCCGCCAGGATGCACAAGTAGTCTTGAGGTGGTGCCGGTGCCCACCAGGGCACGGCCCGGTCTGCCGCGCGCTCCGCCTCGTAAGCGCACCCTTAACGATCTGCAGCGCGAG GTGGAGCTTTTACGGAATAGCGTAACGCGCACGCGGATAAAGGTTTCGGTCGCTATAGAAAACCTTAAGACACATTTTGAAACATACATGGAATACGATCCTATGATGACGCAACCTCAACCTTCCAATCCATGGATCACCGATGATCAAACATTTTGGCAGCTGAATAGCGCTCT GGTTGAAGTTCCTACAGAAAAACGCGTTAAAAGATGGGGTCTGTCGATGGAGGAGTTGATGAGTGATCCAACGGGTTTGCAAGAGTTTACCAACTACTTGCGAAAGGAGTACAGTCACGAGAACATACGATTTTGGTTAGCTGTAAAGGATTTAAGGCATAGTTTTCAGGCTAAAATAAACGATaaagttaatgaaatttttcG GGAATTTTTGGCACCCGGAGCTCCTTGCGAAATCAACATAGACGGTAAAACGATGGAAAAGGTACATCAAGAAATGAAAAGTCCGACAAGGTTTACTTTCGACTCCGCCGCTGAGCACGTGTACACGCTACTTCTAAAGAAAGACTGTTATCCAAGATTCATTCGTTCCGATCATTATCGAAATCTTTTAGCTGCTGGCGTGCAGCCCTTGCAAAAGAAAAG ATTCTTCGGATTCGGCGGCCAAGGAAAGAAGAAGACTTCTTCGACGACGCCGGGATCCGGTAGCCTggcgcagcagcaacagcaaacGCATGGAACGAGCAGCGGTGGCGTCGGCGGCAGGCGAAGGGGTAGCGACCGAAGTCTATCCGGCTCGGCGCACGAGTTAGCCCTGTGCGGTGTTCGAGACACCACCACAGCGCCTCGGGTGCCACATTCACATAGCCAGTCCAATCTCACTGATATTCCATACAG GGATGCTGGCGCGCCGGAAGCAGCAGCTCGCCCTATGGACGATGTATGCCCGTGGGACGCGGCGCCCGCGGTCGTCTCGTCAGGGCGGACGCCGTCGGCTGAGTCTGCGCCAGgcccgagcagcagcagtagcagcagcgtcgtcgtcgcaccTGCAGTTCACgagcagccagcagcagcagcagcagcagcagcagcagcagcagcactagCAGCAACAGTCCGCTCGTCGCGAAAAAACTCGTCGCAGCTAGACTCGTGCTCCTCGTCGTCCGACGTGAGCGTCGCCATAGCCGAAGTCTCGGAGCGGCTTCGCAAGACGAGCAGCATCGCCGAGCGCTCGAGCCATCATCACCCGCACCATCACCACCATCACCAGCACCACCATtcaccgcagcagcagcagcagcagcagcagcagcaacagcagccaagcagcagcagtagtagtgGAGGGCCCGGACCGATACAGCGCAACTACTCGGTCGGCTCGGCCCAGCCGACGAGGGTCAAACTGGCGGAGACCTCGAGGGCCAGCGTGGCCACCTGCAACTTTCGCTCGCCCCAGCAATCCTTCGACCTGTCATCCGTAGCACTCGCGCCCGCCGAGCTCGCAAGCTCGATGCGACCGCTGCATCACCAGACGAGTGCCGCAGCCGAGCTCACGCCCACGCGCTCGGTTGTCACCGTGCCCGAGGAGACCGAGCATCAGCATCAACAGCAGACAACTAG AACGACGGCAAAGGCACCGTTGATCAGCATAAGCGCGATAGTGGGGGACTTGCCGGAGGACCTGGAACTACCGGCGGGTCCGGACGACGAGACAACAACGGAAACGCCGGACACGAGCAGTGATTGCGCTCTCATGAGCGAGCCCCTGACCCAGGCTCAGAGCATGCCCGAGGTCGAGGAGGACACGAGGCGAGACGTGGCTGAGCAGCCGGCCCTCTCAGAGGACAAGCCCGAGCCGGCAGCTTCGACgtcagcggcggcggccagCGATCAGCCTCCTACCGCGAGTCAAGCAGCTAAGCCTCGCAGCTCGACAGCCGCGGCAGCTTCTTCGGAGCAGCCTGCACGGGAACCGGACACCCAGCAGGACGATTCGAAGAAGCCAGCTGACGGGGCCGAGGCCGCTGCAGCCACGCCCGCCACCGTCTCTCAGGAGCAGCGAGACAATAATGTTAACGAAGTTTGTCCATGGGAAGACGA GGAAAATTGTAGAGTGGACGCGCCCTATGTAAAAACCTATGCGACGTTAGGTTACTTGTAA